The following is a genomic window from Deinococcus aquiradiocola.
CCCAGCACGTGCAACAGGCCGAACAACCCGAACACTTCCAACACCGTACGCTCCTCAGGAGCCCGCCGGAAGAGTCGTGCGGGCCAGTACCGACCCCCAGTCTACCGCCACCACCATGAGTCGAATATTGACAGTTGTCAGATGCTCAGCCACGCCCGCGCGATCTGGGCAGACGCCACAGATGACACAGGTGCCACGAAAATCGCGTGCTAGCGTTCCTTCATGTCCCCGGAGCCCTCCGTGCGCCTGCGCTGACCCTGGCCTGCCCGACCTGACCACCCGTTCCGGGGCGGTCGTCTTTGCAGTCACAGGAGGGTTCACCATGCACTGGAGCGAAACGTTCTACGCCCGGCAGACCGACGTGCCGGGCATCGGCACCGCAGCCATCCACCCGTCCCACCGTGCCCTCGCCGCCCGCGTGACCGCTCACCTCGGCGGGCCACGCCACCTGCTGGAACTCGGCAGCGGCGGCGGTCAGTTCGCCGTGTGCGCCGCACGGGAGGGCCACACCGTGACCGCCGTGGAGCGCGTACCGCTCCTCGTGCAGCACAGCCGCTCACTGGCACGGAAGCACGCAGTCCAGGTCCGCGTGCACAGGGCCGACTTCTACACGGTTCGCCTCCCGGCAGCGTCCCATGACGCCGTGTGCTACTGGGACGGCTTCGGCATCGGCACGGACGACGATCAGCGCCGACTGCTGCGCCGCATCGCCGCATGGCTCACCCCGGCGGGCCGCGCGTACATCGACGTGTACACGCCCTGGTACTGGGCGCACGCTGCCGGGAACGCGCCGCACCTGCCGGGCTTCGCTCGCAGCTACGGCTTCGACCCGGACGGCTGCCGCATGCTCGACACCTACACGCCCACCGACGGCACCGAACCGTTCACGCAGTCGCTCCGCTGCTACAGTCCCGCCGACCTGCGCCTGCTGCTGACTGGCACGCCGCTGCACCTGACGGAACTGTGGCCCGGCGGTCATTACGACGCGCAGGCGGGCGTGTGGACGCCGGAAGTCCCACTGGAGCAGGCCATGAGCTACACGGCGGTCCTCGCGCCGGAGTGACGGAACCCCTCAGGGGCAGGTGTCGTCAGAGCGAAACTGCATGGCGGAACGAAACTCCCCCGCCACCGGGTCGCCCCGCGTCTTGGAACACAGGATCCTGCCTGTCGGGTTCATGGTCATGGTTGTCAGTGTCCCAGCGAAGGCCGAATAAATCTCCATGCCGCCCTTCTCGACTGGCAGTTGCCCCCACTTGGTGCCGAAAGGGTACGACAGGGCATGGGCGGCGTTGCCGTGCAGACTGGATGCCCAGCGCGCGACGTCCTTCCTGGTGTACAGCGCTTTGCCGCACCACACAAGTTGCGCCTTTCCGCCGCGCAGCACGTAGGCCCGCCCGATGCCGTAGCCGTAGGTGTACAGCCGGTCACTGCGGCCTGCCGGAAACGCCACGATGTCGGTGCGGGCGTCCACTGCCGCGCCGCAAGACACCCCCGGCTCGCTGCCCGTCGCTGACGCCAGCGTCGCCTGTCGGGCGCGGAAGAGCGCGTCGACCTTGCCTTCGGCGACTGCACAGACAGAGGTCGAGACCAGGACAGCCGTGGCCAGCAGCGGAAGGCGCATGTCCCAGCCTACACAGCCCACGTGACGCTCCGCTGAAGCCATGAGAAGGGCCGCCCAGTTTCCCGGGCGGCCCTTCGTTGTTCCTGTCCTTACTTGCGCATGTTGGGTTCGAGGATCTTCTTGCGCAGGCGGATGCTCTTGGGGGTGATCTCGACGAGTTCGTCGTCGCCGATGTACTCCAGGGCGTCTTCGAGGGTGAGTTTGCGGATGGGGGTGAGGCTCAGGGCGTCGTCGGCGCCGCTGGAGCGGACGTTCGTGAGCTTCTTGTTCTTGCAGACGTTGACGTCCATGTCCTTCTCGCGGGCGTTCTCGCCGACGATCATGCCGACGTACACTTCGGTGGCGGGCACGATGAAGAAGCTGCCGCGGTCCTGCAGTTTCCAGATGCTGTACGCGAAGGCGTTGCCGGCTTCCATGGCGACGAG
Proteins encoded in this region:
- a CDS encoding class I SAM-dependent methyltransferase, which translates into the protein MHWSETFYARQTDVPGIGTAAIHPSHRALAARVTAHLGGPRHLLELGSGGGQFAVCAAREGHTVTAVERVPLLVQHSRSLARKHAVQVRVHRADFYTVRLPAASHDAVCYWDGFGIGTDDDQRRLLRRIAAWLTPAGRAYIDVYTPWYWAHAAGNAPHLPGFARSYGFDPDGCRMLDTYTPTDGTEPFTQSLRCYSPADLRLLLTGTPLHLTELWPGGHYDAQAGVWTPEVPLEQAMSYTAVLAPE